GGATATGACGCACCATATGTTCCGGGTTGGGATTGCCACGGACTGCCGATTGAACACAATGTTGAAAAGAAAAACGGAAAGGCTGGTGTTAAGTTATCGTTCTCTGCGTTCCGTAAGAAGTGTCGCGAGTATGCTGCCCGTCAGGTAGAAGGTCAGAAGAAAGACTTTATTCGTCTGGGTGTTTTGGGTGACTGGGAAAACCCATATCTGACTATGAACTTCGGTACTGAAGCGAACATCATTCGTGCGCTGGGTAAAATTGCTGAAAATGGTCATTTGGTAAAAGGCTATAAGCCAGTCTACTGGAGTGTGGTTGGTGGTTCAGCGCTGGCGGAAGCTGAAGTTGAATATCAGGATAAAACTTCGCTGGCAATTGATGTGCGTTTTGCACCGTTTGATATAGATGCCTTCCTGGGATGTTTCGGACAGCTCAGTGGTGAAGGTGACGCTTCAGTTGTTATCTGGACCACGACTCCCTGGACCTTGCCTGCTAACCAGGCAGTTTCTCTGAATGCAGAACTTGATTACGTATTGGTACAGTGTGATGCCGGTGCGGGTGTTGAACGCCTGCTGCTTGCTGAAGCATTGGTTGAAGAAACGATGGGCCGCTATGGCGTTGAAGACTATCAGATCGTTGGCCGCTGTACAGGTCAGGCGCTGGAAGGTCAGATGTTAGCGCATCCGTTTTATGACCGTCAGGTACCGGTAATTCTGGGTGAGCACGTGACGACCGATGCGGGTACCGGTGCTGTTCATACTGCACCTGATCACGGTGTAGAAGATTTCAATGTTGGCCGCGCTTACGATATCGGTACGTTAAATCTTGTAGCTGGTAATGGTGTATTTGTTGACGCCGCCGGTGAGTTTGCCGGTGAGCACGTTTACAAAGTTGAAGATAAGATTGTTGCTGCGCTCGAAGCGAATAACCGTCTGGTTTTGCAAAAGAAATTCAATCACAGTTATCCACATTGCTGGCGTACAAAAACTCCGCTGATTTACCGTGCGACACCGCAGTGGTTTATCAGTATGGAAAAGGAAGGTCTGAAGACTAAAGCACTGGATGCAATCAAACAGGTTGAGTGGTTCCCTGGTTGGGGCCAGAACCGTATTGAAGCAATGGTCGAGCAAAGCCCTGACTGGTGTGTATCACGCCAGCGTACCTGGGGTGTGCCTATTGCATTGTTCGTGAATAAGAATACTGGTGAATTGCATCCGGAAACGCCGCGTCTGATTGAAACAGTTGCGTTGGAAGTTGAGAAAACCGGCATCGATGCCTGGTTTGATCTTGAAGCGGAATCCCTGTTGGGTGATGAAGCCGATCAGTATGAGAAAGTGCTGGATACTCTGGATGTATGGTTTGATTCAGGTGTTACACACTTCTCGGTACTGGACAGTACTGATGGTCTGGAATATCCGGCGAATATGTACTTGGAAGGTTCTGATCAGCACCGTGGCTGGTTCCAGTCTTCGTTGAAAACAGCGATTGCTATCAAAGGAACAGCGCCTTACAAACAGGTACTGACACATGGTTTTACCGTTGATGGTGATGGCCGTAAGATGTCTAAGTCTGTGGGTAATGTGGTTTCTCCACAGGAAGTTATGAATAAGTATGGTGCAGATATCCTGCGTCTGTGGGTAGCATCGACTGATTTCAGTTCTGAAATGACAGTATCTGATGAGATCCTTAAGCGTACGGCTGATGCATATCGCCGGATTCGTAATACAGCTCGCTTCCTGTTATCTAACCTGAGCGGTTTTGATCCGAAAACAGATTTGGTAGCACCGGAAGATATGGTGGCACTGGATCGCTGGGCGGTAGACCGTACTGCTCAGCTACAGGAAGAATTAATCGGTCATTATGACCAGTACCAGATGCTGCAGGTATATCAGAAAGTTTCTCACTTCTGTTCTCTGGATCTGGGTGGTTTCTACCTGGATATCATTAAAGATCGCCAGTACACCGCTAAAACTGATTCTGTTGCGCGTCGCTCTTGTCAGACTGCTTTATTCCATATCATGGAAGCGCTGGTACGTTGGGTTGCACCAATTCTTAGTTTTACTGCCGATGAGATTTGGCAGCAAATGCCGGGTGAGCGTACTGAGTCTGTTCAGCTGACTACCTGGTATGAAGGTTTGTCTGGTTTGACTGAAGATGCTCAGCTAGGACGTGATTTCTGGCAGCAGGTTCTGGCAGTAAAAACTGCTGTGAACAAAGAGCTGGAGAACCAGCGCAGTGCAGGCAATATCGGTGGTAGCCTTGAAGCGGAAGTGACGTTGTTCTGCTCCGATGAGTTACAGGCTCAACTGAATAAGCTGGAAGATGAGTTGCGTTTTGTTCTTATTACTTCTCAGGCAGCGGTGCGTCCATTGGCTGAAGCGGGTGATGTTGTAGTCACTGAGCTGGAAGGTTTGAGTGTGCAGGTTGTGAAATCTGAACAGGCTAAGTGTGAGCGATGCTGGCATCATCGTGAAGATGTTGGGCAGAATGCTGACCATGACGCTTTGTGTGGCCGCTGCGTAGAGAATGTCAGCGGTGCAGGCGAACAGCGTAGTTTTGCCTGATTTGGCGCCGATAAACAGGGAAAGTAACATGACTTTGTTTCGCTCAACGGCACTGGTATGGCTATGGTTAGTTGTACTGGTGCTTGGCTTGGATTTAGCAACTAAAACGCTGGCGGATAATGTATTACCTTATGGTGTGCCGCATCCGCAGTTGCCAATTTTTGATCTGACCTTGTTGTATAACAAAGGTGCTGCTTTTAGTTTTCTGGCAAATGCCGGAGGGTGGCAGCGCTGGTTCTTTACGGCTGTCGCTGTGGGAATGAGTGCTGTGTTGCTGGTGTGGATGTATCGCACACCACGTAATCAGCTTTGGCTGGGCAGTGCTTTGGCGTTGGTAATGGCTGGTGCGCTGGGAAATTTGTTTGACCGTGTCGTCTACGGCCATGTCATTGATTTTCTGTCTTTCCACTATCAGAACAGATATTTTCCTGCATTTAACTTTGCTGATGTCGCGATATCCTGCGGTGCATTTATGCTGATTGTGGATATGTTCCGTCAGGAATCGAAATAGTATAAATCCTGTATTCAGGGTTAGATCTTAACTGGAGTTTTCTATGTCATCTTCTGCAATTGTTGATAACAGCCGGGTTACTTTGCATTTCGCAATTAAGCTGGCGGATGGTCAGATAGTTGATTCTAATTTTGAAGCAGAGCCTGCTGTTTTTTCAGTGGGAGACGGGCAGATGTTGGAAGGTTTTGAGCGTGCTTTGATTGGCTTAAGTAGCGGTGATGAGAAGCAGTTTGAGATTTTGCCAGAACAAGGTTTTGGGATGGCGAACCCTAACAATATGCAGAAGTTTCCTCGCAGCCAGTTTAAGGATATGGAACTGGAAGAAGGTTTAGTTATTTCTTTCAGTGATGCCGGTAACGGTGAATTACCAGGTGTAATTAGTGAATTTAATGATGATAAAGTGACGGTAGATTTTAACCATCCTCTAGCCGGCCAGACATTATTATTTGATGTAAAAATCATTTCAGTAGAAGCTGCTGAATAAGTAGTAACTCCTTTCTATTCTTCCCTCTGAAACAGCCATGTTTGTCTTATGGCTGTTTTCTTTCTTATTTTATAGATTGCGGACAAACGAATTGTTTGCAGTGTCTCTGTCTGTATAACCCGTATATGTATTTTGTAGCGCGTGCTGATGTTAGCGGTTTTGAGATTTTTCGGTTGTATCTTTTCGAGCAGGTATTGATTGATTGAGGTATCTGTTTTGGCTGCTGTGAATGTTTGATATCTATCTTCACTTAGCGTGCTGTTTGCTCTGCACCTGCCTGAACTACAATATTTATCGAAAGGTAGCAGATATTCCGCTTCAAGAATTTTTTCTGTACGCCGGAGTGTTTGCTGGGCCTGAGTGATGAGTAATTGCTGTTCCTGATGGCGGCTGGTTGTTTCTAAATGAAGCTGCGTGTTTTGCCAGCTGAGTATGCTGAGCCAGCTAATGATGGGTAGAAAAAATAGCAGAGTAAATAAAACCGCACCTTGCTGCTTATAAGTATTCATCAAGATTACCAGCAAGTTTGTTTTGGTGTCTTGTGATAGTTTGTGTGAGTTTTTCTGCCGATGTGGTCCAGCGTTAAATCTCCACAATCATCTTGTAGTTGACGTCCCTGGCGCTGAGCCATCAACTGATAAGTATCTTGCTTTGCTTTTGTTACCATCAATCGGTAAGCCGGATGTTTCAAAGCCTGTATAAAAGGCTTGTTACATATAAGTATTGGTTCAGAAGGAAGAGGGGATGGAGCTATGTTTGCGTAGCTACGTACGGTTTTGTAATGCAGAGTTAATTCCGTTGAACAGGCTAGTAATAGCTGTTTAGCCTGTTCACGGTTAGCTTTCAGTTGATGCTGAATATATGAAGGGTAAGCCAATAAAGCTAATAAACCGATTACTGTTAGCGTGATCATTAGTTCAATGAAGCTAAAGCCTATAGAGTATTTTTGCATACAGAGTTTCTCTTATCGCAGACGGTTATAGATAGGAATGACTGTGCTAAATGTTTTCTTAAGTCGGTCATTATTGTTTTGGCTTTGATGGATAAGAGTGTTGGATCGAACTGTCAGGGTTATTTGTACGCTGTGGATTTGTGCTAAATCGCCAATCTGGCTGATAGGTAAATAGCGTTCCGGGCCAGGAATGCTATCTGTATTTTCTCCATAGAGAATCTGCATTTGCTCGATATCTTCCAGTAATGCCTGCGCATATCCTGTGTCATATTGCCGGTATAGTGTGGGTTTTCCGTTGCTGAGTCTGAGCTCGTATTTAATGTGCACCACTAGATATACGCTGGATTCTAAAGGGTAAATGTATTGCAATTTCGAAGACAGATTACCCGTAGTGTCTGGTTTTTGATTGTGGAAAAGGGTGTTGTTTACTTTGCGTGAAATAGTGAATATATCCGCGCCCATACAGTTTGTTATTAATGCTGTCTGGTGTGTTTTAAGGGATGAGGATTTAAGCTGTATGGGGCTGCTTTTACGCTGCATCTTTTGGTCTAGTGGATAGGCCGGTTCGACAGCCCGTAGGATGCTGATGCTGTCACTTTTATTAATGCCCGCATCGTCCCTACCTGTTATGGCGAAATAAGGCGAATACATATTGTTATTCGATCCATTGTGGATAACCTGATTATTATCACTACAGCCCCAATAAGCTGCCTGTTGTATATCCTGCCGAAGAAAATGTAATGCTGCCCAGCCGCTTTCAATGAGTTCTTGCTGTGCGCTGTTCATTAGGAAGTTTCTATGGCTAAACAGAGCGTACTGAGTTACCAAGAGTATAAGTAGCAGGCTGAGTGCCATTGCTATCATCAGCTCAATCAGGCTGAAGCCCCTTTGTGTAATAGCAGGCATGATTAAAAGCTAATGTAGTGATAAGCGTTATGTTTTCCAGAAGAATCCTCCCATCGTATTTTCAATACCATGAAATGATTTTTTAAATTGCAAAACAGCCCTGAGGGGGAGTCTGTAGGGCAAATGCTCCCTTTTCCTGAAGGTAATGCTTTTGTAATTTGTTGTTGCCAGCTATACAGAGCATTCTTCGCCTGTTCCTGATAAGTGCAGCCAGGTTGTTGATAGCAGTTGGGGTGATGTCTAGCTGGTTGTTGGAATGTACCGTGAAGCGCAGCAAGTGGATTGGACTGGATATGTCCTGCCATAAATTGGTTAAGGCTAAAGGCTTGTGCTTCCTGTAATGCAAATCGTGACAATTGCTGAGCATAAATTTGCGATACGCTTATGGCAATTAACGTTACGCTGGTAATTGACAGCGATACCAGTACTTCGATGAGCGTGAATCCTTTCTGGCTCATAATAATATCCTTATATTTTTTACTCTTCCATGAGTATGTTTTACTGACGTTCAGATCAGAAATGTCAATATAGAGTAGGAATACGGATTTTTCATATTAATTTTAGTCGGCAGGCTTTTAGGTAAGAGCAATTGTTCTAACGTGCTACAAAGTGATTTAATACAGTTGTTTTATTTTGGTCTGCTGACAAATCTCAGGGATTGAGAAAATGTTAATAGCTAAGGAGCAAAGGGTTTACTGTGCTATTCAAGGATTTACGCTGATTGAGCTACTCGTCATTGTCAGTGTTGTCACTTTGTTAGTCACAGTTGCAGTGCCAGGATATCAGAGTGTTAAGCAGTATATTGATATTCAGGGAAGCAGCCGACAGCTGGTAGCAGCTATTGCGGTGGCCAGAGCTAATGCGATTAATCTTGGGCGCCCGGTAGTATTGTGCCGACGGCTAAGCTTAGAGACTGAGCTTTGTGCTGGTAATAAAGTTAACAGCAGTGGTAACTGGGGTAATGGCTGGCTTATGTTTATAGATCTGGACAAAAATCAATTGTACAGCTCTAAGGATCAGTTGCTGAAAACAGACTTTAATATAGCGAACCAGTGCACTATTAAAGGACGTGGAGATTTTCTGAGCTTTAAGTCAGATGGCCTGCTACGTGGCAGTGGTAACGGTACATTTACCATAAGTTGTGGAGTGCTGTTTCAAACGTTGATTGTGAATGTATTAGGGCGAGTGAGATATACAAGTGTGGTTAAAAAGTAACCATGTTGAGTGGTTGAGTATAGGGCTTTCGTGCCCAGGCTACTAATTTTGAGGTATGCTGTAACTATTACCCAGTTTGGGTTTTGGGTGGTGGGGATGCTAATGCTTTTGATGATACTGTTTGAAAACAATGTATATGTAAAAAATTTTGAAAGTTATTATTACGGTTAATGAGTTTTCCTGTGCAATAAGAAAGATGGTTGTATATTTTTTTGTGATCGGTTGATGATTTTATGTAATTGATATAGTTGATTTTACAGAAGAGATGATAGCTTTGCATAAGTCCAGACAAGTAGGGTTTACATTAATAGAATTGATGATTGTGCTCGC
The DNA window shown above is from Aliamphritea ceti and carries:
- a CDS encoding PilW family protein yields the protein MNSAQQELIESGWAALHFLRQDIQQAAYWGCSDNNQVIHNGSNNNMYSPYFAITGRDDAGINKSDSISILRAVEPAYPLDQKMQRKSSPIQLKSSSLKTHQTALITNCMGADIFTISRKVNNTLFHNQKPDTTGNLSSKLQYIYPLESSVYLVVHIKYELRLSNGKPTLYRQYDTGYAQALLEDIEQMQILYGENTDSIPGPERYLPISQIGDLAQIHSVQITLTVRSNTLIHQSQNNNDRLKKTFSTVIPIYNRLR
- the lspA gene encoding signal peptidase II, which codes for MTLFRSTALVWLWLVVLVLGLDLATKTLADNVLPYGVPHPQLPIFDLTLLYNKGAAFSFLANAGGWQRWFFTAVAVGMSAVLLVWMYRTPRNQLWLGSALALVMAGALGNLFDRVVYGHVIDFLSFHYQNRYFPAFNFADVAISCGAFMLIVDMFRQESK
- a CDS encoding prepilin-type N-terminal cleavage/methylation domain-containing protein — encoded protein: MSQKGFTLIEVLVSLSITSVTLIAISVSQIYAQQLSRFALQEAQAFSLNQFMAGHIQSNPLAALHGTFQQPARHHPNCYQQPGCTYQEQAKNALYSWQQQITKALPSGKGSICPTDSPSGLFCNLKNHFMVLKIRWEDSSGKHNAYHYISF
- a CDS encoding type IV pilin protein: MQKYSIGFSFIELMITLTVIGLLALLAYPSYIQHQLKANREQAKQLLLACSTELTLHYKTVRSYANIAPSPLPSEPILICNKPFIQALKHPAYRLMVTKAKQDTYQLMAQRQGRQLQDDCGDLTLDHIGRKTHTNYHKTPKQTCW
- the ileS gene encoding isoleucine--tRNA ligase; this encodes MTDYKATLNLPETAFPMRGNLAQKEPQMLKQWQKMDLYQKIRQVSEGREKFILHDGPPYANGDIHIGHAVNKILKDIIVKFRTLDGYDAPYVPGWDCHGLPIEHNVEKKNGKAGVKLSFSAFRKKCREYAARQVEGQKKDFIRLGVLGDWENPYLTMNFGTEANIIRALGKIAENGHLVKGYKPVYWSVVGGSALAEAEVEYQDKTSLAIDVRFAPFDIDAFLGCFGQLSGEGDASVVIWTTTPWTLPANQAVSLNAELDYVLVQCDAGAGVERLLLAEALVEETMGRYGVEDYQIVGRCTGQALEGQMLAHPFYDRQVPVILGEHVTTDAGTGAVHTAPDHGVEDFNVGRAYDIGTLNLVAGNGVFVDAAGEFAGEHVYKVEDKIVAALEANNRLVLQKKFNHSYPHCWRTKTPLIYRATPQWFISMEKEGLKTKALDAIKQVEWFPGWGQNRIEAMVEQSPDWCVSRQRTWGVPIALFVNKNTGELHPETPRLIETVALEVEKTGIDAWFDLEAESLLGDEADQYEKVLDTLDVWFDSGVTHFSVLDSTDGLEYPANMYLEGSDQHRGWFQSSLKTAIAIKGTAPYKQVLTHGFTVDGDGRKMSKSVGNVVSPQEVMNKYGADILRLWVASTDFSSEMTVSDEILKRTADAYRRIRNTARFLLSNLSGFDPKTDLVAPEDMVALDRWAVDRTAQLQEELIGHYDQYQMLQVYQKVSHFCSLDLGGFYLDIIKDRQYTAKTDSVARRSCQTALFHIMEALVRWVAPILSFTADEIWQQMPGERTESVQLTTWYEGLSGLTEDAQLGRDFWQQVLAVKTAVNKELENQRSAGNIGGSLEAEVTLFCSDELQAQLNKLEDELRFVLITSQAAVRPLAEAGDVVVTELEGLSVQVVKSEQAKCERCWHHREDVGQNADHDALCGRCVENVSGAGEQRSFA
- a CDS encoding GspH/FimT family protein; translated protein: MLIAKEQRVYCAIQGFTLIELLVIVSVVTLLVTVAVPGYQSVKQYIDIQGSSRQLVAAIAVARANAINLGRPVVLCRRLSLETELCAGNKVNSSGNWGNGWLMFIDLDKNQLYSSKDQLLKTDFNIANQCTIKGRGDFLSFKSDGLLRGSGNGTFTISCGVLFQTLIVNVLGRVRYTSVVKK
- the fkpB gene encoding FKBP-type peptidyl-prolyl cis-trans isomerase, which produces MSSSAIVDNSRVTLHFAIKLADGQIVDSNFEAEPAVFSVGDGQMLEGFERALIGLSSGDEKQFEILPEQGFGMANPNNMQKFPRSQFKDMELEEGLVISFSDAGNGELPGVISEFNDDKVTVDFNHPLAGQTLLFDVKIISVEAAE